A part of Verrucomicrobiota bacterium genomic DNA contains:
- a CDS encoding sulfatase/phosphatase domain-containing protein — protein RTERYTLAHFYPVNEWELFDLEKDPQQMRSVYDDSAYAKTVTELKTELDRLRKEFKDTSDSAEAGQANDAQPARTKKGKKGKAKAGNQ, from the coding sequence CGCACGGAGCGCTATACCCTTGCGCATTTTTATCCCGTGAATGAATGGGAATTGTTTGATCTGGAAAAAGATCCCCAGCAAATGCGCAGCGTCTATGACGATTCAGCCTACGCCAAAACGGTGACTGAACTCAAAACCGAGTTGGACCGCTTGCGCAAAGAATTCAAGGATACGTCCGATAGCGCCGAGGCCGGACAAGCCAACGATGCGCAACCGGCCCGGACTAAAAAAGGCAAGAAAGGCAAGGCGAAGGCCGGAAACCAATAA